GAGTGGTGTTCTTTAACGCAAATTTCAGCGCTTTTTTTTAAATTTTTAGCCCTTGAATAATAGCCAAGCCCTCGCCAGAGCAATAAAACCTCCTCTAATTGAGCGTTCGCTAAGTCTTTTAAAGTGGGGAAAGCTTCTAAAAAAGGGGAATAAAAACGCTCAATTACCGTGTTGATTTGGGTTTGTTGGCTCATCACTTCACTGATATAGACTTCATAAGGAGCGTTAATGCCCTTTAAATTCCTAAAAGGTAAATCCTTTCGCCCAAATTCTTCATACCATTTTAAAAGGGCGTTGTGTAAAGTTTCCAGCTACAACCACCTATAAGCGATGAGTTTAACCCAAGGCACGCACACGCTTAAAAACACGATCAAATACACCATACCAAAAATAAACCCCCATTTCCAAAAATCCTTGCTTGAAATATACCCGCTCCCGTAATAAATGGTGGATGGGCCTGTGCCATAGGGGGTTAAAATCCCCATAATCCCTAAAGAAAGCATTAAAAACAAGCTCAATTCTTGCAAATTGACCCCTTGAATGTGCGAACCAATCCCTACAAAAAGCGCAAATAACGCGCTCACATGAGCGGTGATGCTTGCGAAAAAATAATGAAACAGATAAAAGAGGGCTATAATAAACAAGACCGCTATTAACGGATCCAAGTTAGCATGCTCTAAAAAATTTTTAGCCGCATTGCCGATAAAGTTTAAAAACCCTACATTTTTAAGCCCGCCAGCCATCGTGAGTAGCGATCCAAGCAATAAAAAAATGTTGAACGCGCTCTTGTTTTTAATGATGTCTTCATAGCTTACAATCTTGCAAAACGCCATTAAAACCATGACAATCAAAGCCGTCGCGCTCGCATGCAAGCCTAAAGGTTTGCTAAAAATCCAACCCAATAAAGCTAGTAAAGTGAGGCTGAGCATTAAAATTTCTTTTAAAGAAAACCTCCCCATGCCCTCTAATTCTTTTTTAGCCCACAAACTCACTTCTTTTGAGCCTTTTAAGGTGGGTTTGCAGGTTTTATACGCTAATAAAGGCGCAAGCAAGATCAAAACCACCCCACAAGGCAAGAACGCTAAAAACCACGAAAACCATGAGATTTCATTCACGCCCATTTTGGTAGCGATTTCCATTGCTAGGGGGTTAGGAGCGAGCGCGGTTAAAAACATGGACGAAGTGATGCAAGTTGAAGCCAAAGCGACCCACATCAAATACGCGCCGATCTTGTCAGGGTTATTATTTGGAGCAGATCCCATTAAAGGCGGGATAGATGAAACGATTGGATAGAGTATGCCCCCACTTCTAGCGGAGTTGCTAGGGATAAAGGGGGCAAGACACAATTCGCTCAAACCAATCGCATAGCCTAAACCTAAAGGGGTTTGCCCTAAAAACCTAATGAGTAAAAGAGCGATCCGTTTCCCTAACAAGCTTTTTTCATACCCTAAACCCAAAATAAAAGCGACAAACACAAGCCACACCGTTTTATTCGCATACCCGCTCAAACCCCACGAAATAGCCTTATTAGCGCTCGCTACTTCATCGCTCGCTCCAATTTTTAACGCCACGCACAACACTAACGCGCTCAATGCCACTAAACCTGATGGCACCGGCTCTAAAACTAGCCCTATAATCATGCCCATGAAAATACAAAAATAAAGCCATGCGTTAGGGTTTAACCCATCTGGTGCGCCTAAAAAATACAATAGCGTTGCGATAAAAAAAGGGGCAAGGATTGAGAGAATTTGTTTAGTCATGTTTAGCCTTTAGCCAAAGATAGTAGTGGGTTGGCTTAGAAATGCCATTCAAATTGGATTGAGTTATTACAATATTACAGAAAAAGATTAAAAATTAAGCTTTTTGAAAAAGATAAAATTTTATAATCATGTTTATCTTTGTTGAATTTACTACAAATAGGAGTATTGCATGCAAGAAAATGTGCCTTTGAGTTATGATTATTCCATTAGCAAATTGTTTCTTTATGCGATGGTTGGCTTTGGGATAATAGGCATGTTAATAGGGATTGTGTTAGCCTTTGAATTGTCTTTCCCTAACTTGAATTACATTGCAGGGGAGTATGGTATTTTTGGCCGCTTACGCCCTTTACACACCAATGCGGTGATCTATGGTTTTACCCTTGGGGGGATTTGGGCGAGTTGGTATTATATCGGTCAAAGGGTGCTTAAAATCACTTATCACCAACACCCCTTTTTGAAAATTGTAGGGTTATTGCATTTTTGGCTTTGGATTCTTATTTTAATTCTAGGGGTCATTAGCTTGTTTGCTGGTCTTACTCAATCTAAAGAATACGCTGAATTGATGTGGCCTTTAGATATTATTGTGGTTGTGGTATGGGTGCTATGGGGGGTTAATATGTTTGGGAGCATGAGCGTTAGAAGAGAAAATACCATTTATGTGTCTTTATGGTATTACATCGCTACTTATGTGGGCATAGCAGTGATGTATATCTTCAATAACCTTTCTATCCCTACTTATTTTATCGCTGATATGGGGAGTGTTTGGCATTCTATTTCTATGTATTCAGGCAGTAATGATGCGCTCATTCAATGGTGGTGGGGGCATAATGCGGTCGCTTTTGTCTTTACGAGTGGGGTGATTGGCACGATTTATTATTTCTTGCCTAAAGAGAGCGGTCAGCCTATCTTCTCTTACAAACTCACTTTGTTTTCCTTTTGGAGCTTGATGTTTGTTTATATTTGGGCGGGCGGGCACCATTTGATTTATTCCACCGTGCCTGATTGGGTGCAAACCCTTTCTAGCGTGTTTTCAGTGGTGTTGATCTTGCCTTCGTGGGGGACAGCTATTAACATGCTTTTAACGATGAGGGGCCAATGGCACCAGCTCAAAGAAAGCCCTTTGATCAAATTCTTAGTTTTGGCTTCAACTTTCTACATGCTTTCCACTTTAGAAGGCTCTATTCAAGCCATCAAGAGCGTGAACGCCTTAGCCCACTTCACCGATTGGATTGTAGGGCATGTGCATGACGGCGTACTTGGGTGGGTAGGCTTCACTTTGATTGCGAGCATGTATCACATGACGCCTAGGCTTTTCAAAAGAGAGATTTATTCAGGCAGGCTTGTGGATTTCCAATTTTGGATCATGACTTTAGGGATTGTGCTTTACTTTTCGTCCATGTGGATTGCAGGGATCACGCAAGGGATGATGTGGAGGGATGTGGATCAGTATGGGAATCTCACTTACCAGTTCATTGACACGGTTAAGGTGTTAATCCCTTATTACAATATTAGAGGCGTTGGGGGTCTTATGTATTTTGTTGGATTTATTATCTTTGCCTACAATATTTTTATGACAATCACAGCAGGCAAAAAATTAGAGCGTGAGCCCAATTACGCCACGCCTATGTCTAGATAGGGGAGGTTGGAAATGTTTAGTTTTTTAGAAAAAAACCCGTTCTTTTTCACTCTTGCGTTTATTTTTGTGTTTGCGATTGCAGGCCTAGTGGAGATTTTGCCTAACTTCTTTAAATCCGCTCGCCCCATTGAAGGCTTACGGCCTTATACGGTTTTAGAAACAGCGGGGAGGCAAGTTTATATCCAAGAAGGTTGTTATAACTGCCATTCCCAGCTTATTCGCCCCTTCCAAGCTGAGGTGGATCGATATGGTGCGTATAGTTTGAGCGGGGAATATGCGTATGACAGGCCATTTTTATGGGGTTCTAAAAGGATTGGCCCTGATTTGCACAGGGTGGGGGATTATCGCACAACCGATTGGCATGAAAAGCACATGTTTGATCCTAAAAGCGTTGTGCCACACAGCATCATGCCCGCCTATAAGCATTTATTTGCAAAAAAGAGCGACTTTGACACCGCTTATGCAGAAGCTTTGACGCAAAAAAAGGTTTTTGGCGTGCCTTATGACACAGAAAACGGCGTGAAATTAGGGAGCGTAGAAGAAGCGAAAAAAGCCTATTTAGAAGAAGCTAAAAAAATCACAGCCGATATGAAAGACAAGAGGGTGCTAGATGCCATTCAAAGAGGTGAAGTGTTAGAAATTGTGGCTTTGATCGCTTATTTGAATAGCTTGGGTAATTCCAGGATCAACGCCAATCAAAACGCTAAGTAAGGGGTGAGTGATGGATTTAGAAAGTTTGAGAGGTTTTGCGTATGCGTTTTTCACTATTCTTTTTACGCTCTTTTTGTACGCTTATATTTTTAGCATGTATAGAAAGCAAAAAAAGGGTGTCGTGGATTATGAGCGATACGGGTATTTAGCGTTAAATGATGCTTTAGAAGATGAGTTGATTGAACCACGCCATAAAGAAGTTCATGATAAGGGCATAAAGGAAAGTTGAAATGGATTTTTTAAACGACCATATAAATGTTTTTGGCTTGATTGCAGCGCTTGTGATTTTAGTTTTAACCATCTATGAATCCAGTTCGCTCATTAAAGAAATGCGCGACAGCAAATCTCAAGGTGAGCTTGTAGAAAATGGGCATTTGATTGATGGGATAGGGGAGTTTGCCAATAATGTGCCAGTAGGCTGGATCGCAAGCTTTATGTGCACGATTGTGTGGGCTTTTTGGTATTTTTTCTTTGGGTATCCGCTGAATAGCTTTTCTCAAATCGGGCAATACAATGAAGAGGTTAAAGCACACAACCAAAAATTTGAAGCCAAATGGAAGCATTTGGGTCAAAAGGAATTGGTGGATATGGGGCAAGGCATCTTTTTAGTCCATTGTTCGCAATGCCATGGCATCACCGCTGAGGGCTTGCATGGGAGCGCTCAAAATCTGGTGCGATGGGGTAAAGAAGAGGGCATTATGGATACCATTAAGCATGGCTCTAAAGGCATGGATTATCTCGCTGGGGAAATGCCTGCTATGGAATTGGACGAAAAAGACGCTAAAGCGATTGCGAGCTATGTGATGGCAGAAATTTCTAGCGTTAAAAAAACCAAAAACCCTCAACTCATTGATAAGGGCAAGGAGCTGTTTGAAAGCATGGGTTGCACAGGCTGTCATGGCAATGATGGTAAGGGCTTGCAAGAAAATCAAGTGTTTGCGGCCGATTTGACCGCTTACGGCACAGAGAATTTTTTGAGAAATATCTTAACGCATGGCAAAAAGGGCAATATAGGGCATATGCCATCATTCAAATATAAAAACTTTAGCGATTTGCAAGTTAAAGCGTTAGCCGAATTTATCCAATCGCTAAAACCCTTAGAAGATTAAAGGAAAAGAGATGAAATTTTTAAACGGATTAGCAGGGAATTTACTGATTGTGGTTATTTTATTGTGTGTAGCCGTTTTTTTTACGCTCAAAGCGATCCATATCCAAAAAGAGCAAGCCACCAATTATTACCGCTATAAGGATATTAACGCTTTAGAGATGAAAAACACCCAAAACCGGGCTAATTATGAATTGGTCAATCAAGGGAGTAAAAAATGAAATTCACGACTTTAGAAAAAATCTTAGCCTTAATGGTAGTAGCGACCATTTTAATGACGATTGTTATTTCTTTTGTGCCTAACTTGTTTTTGTTTAGCACATGAGAATCTTATGGCTTGTAATAGCCTTTGTTTGTTGTTTGGGGGCCGATGATTATGTTTTTAATAATTCTAAGGGGCGTTTGGTAGAAAAAAGCGTTGCGTTTGTAGAGGGCGTTTCTAAAGAGCTTTATCTTAAAGCAGGCGTGCGTTTTGTGATTGATATGACGGATTTTGAAAAAAATCCTATCGCTTTGGCACTCAAAAAGGAACGCCAAAATTATCAAGAGGGCTTTTTAAAGCAGCTCAAGCCCCCTTTTGTGGTATTCTTTTTTTACCATGACGCTCAAAAAATAGAATTAGTGGCTAACCCTAAAGATTTGTTAGACACTGATAAAATCTTTTTTGAAAAAATCGCTCCCTTACTCCCCACAAACGCTAAAGAATACACGCCCCAAAGGATTTCAGCCATGCTCATTAACGGCTATTCGGTCGCAGTAGATGCTTTAGCGGAAAAATATCATGTGAATATTGTGCAAAATTTTAACGCTCCTAAGGGAGTAACTTTTGTAAAGGTGGTTATTTATATTTTATTATTGACGCTTTTAGGCGCGTTTTTGGGGCTTTATTTTTTTAAAAAATCTTAAGAGAGAAAATCAATGAAAGAAAAAAACTTTTGGCCTTTAGGGATCATGAGCGTGCTTATTCTTGGACTTGGGATTGTGGTGTTTTTGGTGGTGTTTGCCCTAAAAAATTCGCCTAAAAACGATTTAGTGTATTTTAAGGGTCATAACGAAGTGGATTTAAACTTTAACGACATGCTTAAAATTTATGAAAATTTTAAGTCTAATTATCGTTTTTTGGTGGGTTTAAAACCCCTTATTAAAAGCCCTAAAACCCCCATTTTGCCCTATTTTTCTAAAGGCACGCATGGGGATAAAAAACTCCAAGAAACCCTTTTAAACAACGCTTTGATTTTGGAAAAATCCAACACGCTTTATGCGCAATTGCAACCGCTCAAACCCGCTTTAGATCCGCCAAATATTCAAGTGTATTTAGCGTTTTATCCCAGCCCATCACAGCCCAGATTATTGGGGACGCTTGATTGTAGAAGTGCATGCGAACCTTTAAAATTTGATTTGTTAGAGAGCGATAAAAGGGGGCGCTATAAGATCCTTTTTAAATTTGTTTTTAAAAATAAAGAAGAATTGATTTTGGAGCAACTGGCTTTTTTCAAGCAGCGCGTTTAAAAAAATGCCTTTAGCGTTTTTTATTAACACTCAATCATTTTAAAAAGCCTGAATTTTCTATCCAAACGGGTATAATAAGGCTATGGGTTTTTTAAAAGTTTTTAAGCATGACGCCTTGGGGCAAGTAGGGAATGTTGTTGTGGGGAATTTTTTAATAACGCTCACTATTTTAGCGGTTTGTTTTTCCTCTCAAAGCGTTGAAGAAACGACCATGCTCACTTTAAGCTACACGCTCTTTTTTGTCTTGGGGGCGTTTTTACTGATTGCAATCAGTGTGGGAGCGATCAAAAATCTCAATGCGCTTTTTTCTAAAAGGGGGGTTTTAAGCTTTTCTTTACCCGTTAGTTTAGAGTCTTTATTGCTCCCTAAAATCTTGCTCCCCATGGTGTTTTTTATCTTCAGTTTGTTCTGGTTTGTGGCGAGCGTTCGTTTGGGCTATTCTCTTTTTAACGCGCAATCCAGCGTGCTGTTTATCTTGCACACCGCTTTAAAAACCTTTGTGTTAAAACCCACTAAAACTATAGGCGTTGCGCTGTTTTTAGGGCTTGTTTTAATGAAATTTTTATTTGTTTTGAGCGTTTTAAACGCTGCTAGGATCAAAAAAGCGCGTTTTTTACTAGGGGGGCTGTTATTCATTTTGGTGGGGGTTGTTTTGGAATTAGCGTTTAATTCGTTACTGCCCTTAATGAGCTCTAGTTTAAGCATCAATGAGGGATTTTATTATTTCTTGCAACAACAAGAATTGCAAGAAAATAAATACTACCTTTTATGGGGGGTGGATTTTTTAAAAATCCTTTTATTGTATGGGGTGATCCGTTACTTGCTTATGCATAAATTAGAATTGGATTAAGAAAAGCGGTATTTTAAATATTCATCAGTGAGCAAGCAATCTTTAGTCTTTAACAAGTTAGTGTAAAATCCGTGCTGATAGCCCAATTCAAAAAGCTTGTCTATGGCGAGAATTTGAACCTCACTTAAGTGCGTTGAAGTTTCGTTCGCATACAAGCTTAAATAAGTTCGTAAGCGCTCTTTATTGACACGAATGAGCGAACGCTCTAACAGCATGCTAGAGAGCAAATTTTGGTGTTTTAGCGCGGCTTCAACCGCTTTAATCAAAGCCTTTTTAATCAAAATCGCACGATACAAGGGGATAGAGCGCCTAATCGCCATGCCCCCTAAAGGTAAGGGTAAATCCACTTCAATGAGTTCTTTCCAAACATCCCACAATTCTTTTTCCACTTCTAATTCATCATGGAAATCCAAGATATTTTCATGGATGAGCACGCCCGCATGCACGCTCCCTTCAAGCACCGCTTTTTCAATGTCCAAAAAATTCATGTAAGTGATGCGCGCATGTTTGTAATAGATCTTAAACAAAAGGGCGTTGGTGGTGTGCTCCCCGCTTAATGCGACTCTAAAATCTTTTTTCAATTTCACGCCCTTTTTTTTCACTAATTTAGGCCCATAGCCGTTCCCAAAGCTCGTCGCTGTAGGGAGCAAAGCATAATCGTTTGCAATTTTAGGGTATAGCCCAAAGCTGATTGCGCTCACATCGTAAGTGTTTTTTAGGGCTTCTTGGTTTAGGGTTTCAATATCAAGGGCAATGTTTTTGAATGTTTTATTCTTAATGGGGCAATCTATCCAGCCAAACTTAATCGCATAATACATGAAAATATCATCAGCATCAGGGCTATGAGCGACACTAATCAAAGTAAAATCCTTTTGTGATAGGGTAAGTCCTTTTATTATAATAGATTTTAGGCTAGGATTTGATAGAATAAACAAATCAAATTCAATAAGGTGATTTATGGCAATAGATGAAGACAAACAAAAAGCGATTTCTTTAGCGATCAAACAAATTGATAAGGTTTTTGGTAAGGGGGCGTTGGTGCGCCTTGGGGATAAGCAAGTAGAAAAGATTGACGCTATTTCTACAGGCTCGTTAGGGTTGGATCTGGCTTTAGGGATTGGGGGCGTTCCAAAGGGCAGGATCATTGAAATTTATGGGCCAGAGTCAAGTGGGAAGACCACTTTAAGCTTGCATATTATTGCAGAATGCCAAAAAAATGGCGGCGTGTGCGCGTTCATTGACGCTGAGCATGCCCTAGACGTGTATTATGCTAAGAGATTGGGTGTGGATACGGAAAATCTACTCGTTTCCCAACCAAGCACAGGCGAAGAAGCTTTAGAGATTTTAGAAACGATCACCAGAAGCGGAGGGATTGATTTGGTGGTGGTGGATTCGGTGGCGGCTCTTACGCCTAAAGCGGAGATTGATGGGGATATGGGCGATCAGCATGTGGGCTTGCAAGCAAGGCTTATGAGCCATGCGTTAAGGAAAATCACCGGTGTTTTGCACAAGATGAACACTACTCTCGTTTTTATTAATCAAATCAGGATGAAGATTGGCATGATGGGTTATGGGAGTCCAGAGACCACAACCGGAGGTAACGCTTTAAAATTCTATGCGAGCGTTAGGATTGATATTAGAAGGATTGCGGCTTTAAAACAAAACGAACAGCATATCGGTAACAGAGCTAAAGCCAAAGTGGTTAAAAATAAAGTCGCTCCGCCCTTTAGAGAAGCGGAATTTGACATCATGTTTGGGGAAGGGATTTCTAAAGAGGGCGAAATCATTGACTATGGCGTGAAATTAGACATTGTGGATAAGAGCGGGGCATGGCTTAGTTATCAGGATAAAAAGTTAGGGCAAGGCCGAGAAAACGCTAAAGCCCTACTGAAAGAAGATAAAGCCCTAGCGAATGAAATCACTCTTAAGATTAAAGAGAGTATTGGTTCTAATGAAGAGATCATGCCCTTACCGGATGAGCCTTTAGAAGAAATGGAATAAAAAAGGATTTTGATGCTAACCATTAAAGATATTCATGCTTTAGAAGTGATGGATAGTAGGGGCAATCCTACCATTCAAGCCAGCGTGGTTTTAAGCGATAATACTAAGGCGAGCGCGATTGTGCCTAGCGGGGCGAGCACCGGTAAAAGAGAAGCGTTAGAATTAAGGGATAATGACAAAACCCGTTTTTTGGGTAAAGGGGTTTTAAGGGCATGCGAAAATGTCAATAGCGTGATCAAACACCATTTAATAGGGCTTGAAGCGACTAGTCAAGCCTTTGTGGATGAGAGGTTAAGGGCTTTAGACGGCACGCCTAATTACGCTAATTTAGGGGCGAACGCTGTTTTGGGCGTTTCTATGGCGTTAGCAAGGGCTAGCGCGAAGGCTTTAAATCTGCCATTATACCGCTATTTAGGGGGGGCTAACGCTCTGACTTTGCCTGTGCCAATGCTCAATATCATCAACGGCGGAACGCATGCGAATAATTCCATAGACTTTCAAGAATACATGATCATGCCTTTAGGGTTTGAGAGTTTTAAAGAAGCCTTAAGAGCGAGCGCAGAAGTCTATCACACGCTTAAAAAACTTTTAGATGAAAAGAATCAGCTCACAAGCGTGGGCGATGAGGGGGGTTTTGCGCCTAATTTTAACAACAATGTAGAACCCCTTGAAGCCATTTCTCAAGCCATTGAAAAAGCCGGCTATAAATTAGGCGAAGAAATCGCGCTCGCTTTAGATGTAGCGAGCAGTGAGTTAGTGGATGAACATTTCAATTACCATTTAAAGGGTGAAAATAAGATTCTAGATTCGCATGAATTAGTGGCTTATTATAAAGAGTTGGTGGCAAAATACCCGATTGTATCCATTGAAGATGGTTTGAGCGAAGACGATTGGGAGGGTTGGGCGTTTTTAAGCAAGGAATTAGGGCGTCAAATCCAGTTAGTGGGCGATGATTTGTTTGTAACGAACGCAAACATTTTACAAAAAGGCATTGAAAAAAACATTGCGAACGCCATTTTGATCAAACCCAATCAAATCGGCACCATTAGTGAAACTTTGGAAACCATAAGGTTAGCCAAACACCATGCCTATCAATGCGTGATGAGCCATAGAAGCGGGGAGAGTGAAGACAGCTTTATCGCTGATTTTGCAGTCGCGCTCAATACGGGAGAAATTAAAACCGGATCCACCGCAAGGAGCGAAAGGATCGCCAAATACAACCGCCTTTTAGAGATTGAGCATGAATTAAAAGGGGGGATTTATATCGGTAAAGAGTTGTTTAAGCATGGCTAGTGGCCTTTTTGAAAACGATAAAATCAAAGACAACAAAGCGCGAGATTTTTTTTATAGCCATAGCTCCCTTATTGTCTTTTTCCTTTTACTGCTTGGGTTTGGGTATTATTTAGGGAAGTTGCTTTTTGGGGGTTCTTCTTTAGAGGTTTATTTGGATTTAAGAGACAAGCATGAACGATTGCAACAAGAAATCACCGAATTGCAAAGCAAGAATGTGCGCTTGCAAAAGCGTTTGTTTGAATTGAGGGAATTACGGCCTAGAGATTAGATTTAAGGAAATGGCAGTGTTAAAAAAGATGATAGGTTTGGTGGTGGTTTTAAGCGTTTTATTGGCTAGAGACAACCCTTTTGAGTCTGAAATCAATTCCAAGAATTTGCAAGGGGGCTTTAATGGGATCTATGACAGCTATTTTAAAGAAATCCATGTGGATTTGCCCACGAGCGCTAGGATTTTAAAACAAATCACGCTCACTTACCAGGATATTGATGGCTCTATCCATTCTAAAGTCGTGGGCATTGATAAAAGCATTGATTGGCATTACCCCTTAAAACTCTCCCAACACACCCTTAATCAAGACGCCTTTGAAAAACGCTACCAGATCCAAGATTTTGATTTTTTAATGGCAAACAACACGATGATTTTGCGTTCCCCTTATAAAATTTTGCGCTCTTTTGTGCTGGTCAATCCTTATAGAATCGTGTTAGACACGCAAAAAGGCCCTTTGGATATTTATCAAAACATGGATTTAAACCAGAAATTTTTTTCTCAAATTAAAGTCGGCACGCACAAAGATTATTACCGCATCACGCTCATTTTAGACGGGAAATACCGCTATCTTTTGGAAGAAAAAAATGGGGCGTATGAATTAAAATTGAAATAAAAGCATGCAGCATTTAGTCTTAATCGGTTTTATGGGGAGCGGTAAAAGCTCTTTAGCGCAAGAATTGGGGCTTGCTTTGAAATTGGAAGTGTTGGATACGGATATGATCATTAGCGAGAGGGTGGGCTTGAGCGTGAGAGAAATTTTTGAAGAGCTTGGCGAAGACAATTTCAGGATGTTTGAAAAAAATTTGATTGATGAATTAAAAACGCTCAAAACCCCCCATGTTATTTCTACCGGTGGGGGCATTGTGATGCATGAAAATCTTAAGGGTTTAGGCACAACTTTTTACCTCAAAATGGATTTTGAGACCTTGATTAAGCGTTTGAATCAAAAAGAAAGGGAAAAACGCCCCCTTTTGAATGATCTCACTCAAGCCAAAGAACTTTTTGAAAAACGCCAAGCCCTCTATGAAAAAAACGCCTCCTTTATCATTGATGCAAGAGGTGGTTTAAATAATTCTTTAAAACAAGTGCTACAATTCATCGCATAAATTTTTTTTAAAGGCCTTTTGATGTTAAGTAGAGACATTGTCCAATATTCCAAGATCCGCACCGAGTTATACGCTTATCTTACCTATTTGTTTTCGCACAATATCCGCAACCATCTCCCTGAAATCACTTTGGATTATTTAAACAAACAGATCAGAAAAATGCACGCTGAAATCAAAATGGCAAAAAGTTTTTTTGTGTTAGACGCTAAGGGCATGCTAATTCTTAAGCCAAGCCAACTTAAAGAGCAGGGGCATAAGGAAGGGATATTAGAGCATGATTTAACAGAAGGGATTGAATTAGAATCGCATGCCAGCTTTAGCGATAAATACTATTTTTATCAAGCCGTGAGTGAAAAGCGTTGCATTTTAACAGATCCCTATCCTTCTAAAAAAGGAAACCATTTAGTAGTGAGCGCATCTTACCCGGTGTATGATCAAAATAATGATCTAGCGTTTGTGGTGTGCTTGCAAATCCCTTTGAGGGTGGCGATTGAAATCAGCTCGCCTTCAAAGTATTTTAAAACCTTTAGCGAAGGGAGCATGGTCATGTATTTTATGATTTCTATCATGCTCACTTTAGTGTCGCTGCTTTTATTTGTGAAATGCATTTCTAGCTTTTGGACAGCGATTGTCAATTTTAGCAGTTTTGATATTAAAGAAGTGTTCCACCCTATCGTGCTTTTAACCTTAGCTTTAGCCACCTTTGATTTGGTCAAGGCGATTTTTGAAGAGGAAGTGTTGGGTAAAAATAGTGGGGATAATCACCATGCGATCCACCGCACGATGATCAGGTTTTTAGGCTCTATCATTATCGCATTAGCCATTGAGGCGTTAATGCTCGTGTTTAAATTCAGCGTGAGCGAACCGGATAAAATCACTTATGCGGTGTATTTGGCTATCGGCGTGGCAGTGCTTTTGATAAGTTTAGCGATTTACGTTAAATTCGCCTATAGCGTGTTGCCCAAACGAGAACGCTAAGAGTTTAAAAACCTTTCTTTTAAGCGTTTGAAAATCTTACTCAATCTAAAAAAGACATATTCTAAAAGGGTTTTTTTATTGAGTAGGGGGGAAAGAAATTCAAAGGTTTTTTGTTTGTCTTGAAGGCTTAAACATTCTGTCATTTGTTTAAGGAATTTCACGGAATATTCAGCATAAAAAGGGGTTTTTAAAAGAGTCTCATGCCATTCTTTAGAATATAAAGCAGTGGGTAAAACCCAAGGTTTTCCTGTAAAATAAAAATGCAGCATGACGATTTCCTTTTTGTCAGGGATGAAGCGTTTTTGATTGGCCATGAAAGGGTGGGTGTTATAAAT
The Helicobacter pylori genome window above contains:
- a CDS encoding cytochrome c oxidase, cbb3-type, CcoQ subunit, which produces MDLESLRGFAYAFFTILFTLFLYAYIFSMYRKQKKGVVDYERYGYLALNDALEDELIEPRHKEVHDKGIKES
- the ccoP gene encoding cytochrome-c oxidase, cbb3-type subunit III, whose amino-acid sequence is MDFLNDHINVFGLIAALVILVLTIYESSSLIKEMRDSKSQGELVENGHLIDGIGEFANNVPVGWIASFMCTIVWAFWYFFFGYPLNSFSQIGQYNEEVKAHNQKFEAKWKHLGQKELVDMGQGIFLVHCSQCHGITAEGLHGSAQNLVRWGKEEGIMDTIKHGSKGMDYLAGEMPAMELDEKDAKAIASYVMAEISSVKKTKNPQLIDKGKELFESMGCTGCHGNDGKGLQENQVFAADLTAYGTENFLRNILTHGKKGNIGHMPSFKYKNFSDLQVKALAEFIQSLKPLED
- a CDS encoding DASS family sodium-coupled anion symporter, whose product is MTKQILSILAPFFIATLLYFLGAPDGLNPNAWLYFCIFMGMIIGLVLEPVPSGLVALSALVLCVALKIGASDEVASANKAISWGLSGYANKTVWLVFVAFILGLGYEKSLLGKRIALLLIRFLGQTPLGLGYAIGLSELCLAPFIPSNSARSGGILYPIVSSIPPLMGSAPNNNPDKIGAYLMWVALASTCITSSMFLTALAPNPLAMEIATKMGVNEISWFSWFLAFLPCGVVLILLAPLLAYKTCKPTLKGSKEVSLWAKKELEGMGRFSLKEILMLSLTLLALLGWIFSKPLGLHASATALIVMVLMAFCKIVSYEDIIKNKSAFNIFLLLGSLLTMAGGLKNVGFLNFIGNAAKNFLEHANLDPLIAVLFIIALFYLFHYFFASITAHVSALFALFVGIGSHIQGVNLQELSLFLMLSLGIMGILTPYGTGPSTIYYGSGYISSKDFWKWGFIFGMVYLIVFLSVCVPWVKLIAYRWL
- a CDS encoding DUF4006 family protein, encoding MKFLNGLAGNLLIVVILLCVAVFFTLKAIHIQKEQATNYYRYKDINALEMKNTQNRANYELVNQGSKK
- the ccoN gene encoding cytochrome-c oxidase, cbb3-type subunit I, giving the protein MQENVPLSYDYSISKLFLYAMVGFGIIGMLIGIVLAFELSFPNLNYIAGEYGIFGRLRPLHTNAVIYGFTLGGIWASWYYIGQRVLKITYHQHPFLKIVGLLHFWLWILILILGVISLFAGLTQSKEYAELMWPLDIIVVVVWVLWGVNMFGSMSVRRENTIYVSLWYYIATYVGIAVMYIFNNLSIPTYFIADMGSVWHSISMYSGSNDALIQWWWGHNAVAFVFTSGVIGTIYYFLPKESGQPIFSYKLTLFSFWSLMFVYIWAGGHHLIYSTVPDWVQTLSSVFSVVLILPSWGTAINMLLTMRGQWHQLKESPLIKFLVLASTFYMLSTLEGSIQAIKSVNALAHFTDWIVGHVHDGVLGWVGFTLIASMYHMTPRLFKREIYSGRLVDFQFWIMTLGIVLYFSSMWIAGITQGMMWRDVDQYGNLTYQFIDTVKVLIPYYNIRGVGGLMYFVGFIIFAYNIFMTITAGKKLEREPNYATPMSR
- a CDS encoding menaquinone biosynthesis family protein, which produces MISVAHSPDADDIFMYYAIKFGWIDCPIKNKTFKNIALDIETLNQEALKNTYDVSAISFGLYPKIANDYALLPTATSFGNGYGPKLVKKKGVKLKKDFRVALSGEHTTNALLFKIYYKHARITYMNFLDIEKAVLEGSVHAGVLIHENILDFHDELEVEKELWDVWKELIEVDLPLPLGGMAIRRSIPLYRAILIKKALIKAVEAALKHQNLLSSMLLERSLIRVNKERLRTYLSLYANETSTHLSEVQILAIDKLFELGYQHGFYTNLLKTKDCLLTDEYLKYRFS
- the ccoO gene encoding cytochrome-c oxidase, cbb3-type subunit II → MFSFLEKNPFFFTLAFIFVFAIAGLVEILPNFFKSARPIEGLRPYTVLETAGRQVYIQEGCYNCHSQLIRPFQAEVDRYGAYSLSGEYAYDRPFLWGSKRIGPDLHRVGDYRTTDWHEKHMFDPKSVVPHSIMPAYKHLFAKKSDFDTAYAEALTQKKVFGVPYDTENGVKLGSVEEAKKAYLEEAKKITADMKDKRVLDAIQRGEVLEIVALIAYLNSLGNSRINANQNAK